A DNA window from Choristoneura fumiferana chromosome 2, NRCan_CFum_1, whole genome shotgun sequence contains the following coding sequences:
- the LOC141445525 gene encoding 15-hydroxyprostaglandin dehydrogenase [NAD(+)]-like, whose protein sequence is MARDLQGKNVVITGGASGIGLAIAKEFLHNGARLVILLDINEDLGSKATQNLNTKYGENKSVFIKCDVSMEVEKTTNSIISTYKTIDVLVNNAGIVEETNPKKVVEVNVTAVIEWSLKFVEHMRTDRGGKGGTIINISSIYGYRVDQYLAVYKASKYAVMGFTKTKGHQYNFNKTGVRLLVLCPGATSTNLGGTHVKYLEAKENQDDFELAISSMNSQEPEDVGKAAVVMFRKAESGTAWLIEGGNPISEV, encoded by the coding sequence ATGGCGCGAGATTTACAAGGAAAAAATGTTGTTATTACGGGTGGTGCGTCTGGCATCGGGCTCGCAATCGCCAAGGAGTTCTTGCACAACGGAGCGAGACTGGTCATACTACTGGATATCAACGAAGATCTCGGATCTAAGGCCACACAAAACCTAAACACCAAATACGGAGAAAATAAATCTGTATTCATCAAATGCGACGTCAGTATGGAggtagaaaaaacaacaaactcCATAATTAGCACGTACAAAACTATTGACGTCCTCGTGAACAACGCGGGTATTGTTGAAGAAACAAATCCAAAGAAGGTCGTTGAGGTGAATGTGACAGCTGTTATTGAATGGTCGCTGAAATTTGTGGAGCACATGAGAACTGATCGCGGAGGCAAGGGTGGCACCATTATAAACATATCCTCGATATATGGCTACAGGGTTGACCAGTACCTGGCCGTTTATAAAGCATCGAAATATGCCGTTATGGGATTTACGAAAACCAAAGGACATCAatacaattttaacaaaacGGGAGTTAGACTTCTCGTTCTTTGTCCAGGAGCTACAAGCACAAACTTAGGAGGAACACATGTCAAATACCTGGAAGCAAAAGAAAACCAGGATGATTTTGAATTGGCTATTAGTAGTATGAATAGTCAGGAGCCTGAAGACGTGGGAAAAGCAGCAGTCGTAATGTTCCGAAAAGCGGAGAGTGGAACCGCTTGGTTGATAGAGGGCGGCAATCCTATAAGTGAAGTGTGA